In Rosa chinensis cultivar Old Blush chromosome 1, RchiOBHm-V2, whole genome shotgun sequence, a genomic segment contains:
- the LOC112185407 gene encoding laccase-15: protein MKISISLQLLLGLLLAINGILLHCQAWPARYTFVVEETPYKRLCSTKNILTVNGQFPGPTLYARKGDTVIVDVFNRGNRNITLHWHGVDQPRNPWSDGPEYITQCPIQPGANFTQKIIFSEEEGTLWWHAHSEWDRATVHGAIIIYPNKDNNYPFAKPHAEIPVILGEWWKEDIGKLYTQTLQSGGDPNNSSAFLINGQPGHLYPCSESETFNLMVDYGKTYLLRLINSAVQEIMFFSIANHKVTVVGADASYTKPFTTDYVTISPGQTLDLLLTANQKPNHYYMAAKAYVGGVGVPYDNTTTTALLQYSNRGLKNYTYTPSPTPSFPTLPAYNDTNASVNFSGSLRSLADNNHPIDVPLKITTHLFYTVSVNSFPCPNNSCAGPNGTRFAASVNNISFVDPSIDILQAYYYHVNGEFGTRFPDFPPSLFNFTAQDLPLYLQIPKRGTEVKVLEYNTTVELVLQGTNLVSGDDHPMHLHGYSFYVVGMGLGNFDKDKDPLKYNLVDPPLRNTVIVPVNGWTTIRFKANNPGVWFMHCHLDRHMSWGMDVTFIVKNGKGPQAQMLPPPPDMPPC, encoded by the exons ATGAAGATTTCGATTAGCCTGCAACTACTTTTGGGCTTGTTATTGGCTATTAATGGCATCCTCCTCCATTGCCAAGCTTGGCCAGCGCGTTACACTTTTGTG GTGGAAGAAACTCCATACAAAAGATTGTGTAGCACAAAGAACATCTTGACTGTAAATGGTCAGTTTCCCGGACCGACTTTGTACGCTCGCAAAGGAGACACCGTCATCGTCGATGTCTTTAACAGGGGCAATCGTAACATTACTCTCCACTG GCATGGTGTTGACCAACCAAGGAATCCATGGTCGGACGGACCAGAGTATATCACGCAGTGCCCGATTCAACCAGGAGccaatttcacccaaaaaatcattttttccGAGGAGGAAGGCACTCTTTGGTGGCATGCTCACAGTGAGTGGGATCGAGCCACTGTACATGGTGCAATCATCATATACCCCAACAAGGACAACAATTACCCTTTTGCCAAGCCTCATGCAGAAATCCCGGTCATATTGG GAGAGTGGTGGAAGGAAGATATAGGGAAGCTTTATACTCAAACTCTTCAATCCGGAGGGGACCCTAATAATTCCTCCGCTTTCCTCATTAACGGTCAACCCGGCCATCTGTATCCATGCTCTGAATCAG AGACATTCAATCTGATGGTTGATTATGGCAAAACCTACCTACTGAGGCTAATCAATTCCGCTGTGCAAGAGATTATGTTTTTCTCCATCGCCAATCACAAAGTCACAGTTGTAGGGGCAGATGCTAGCTACACCAAGCCTTTCACAACCGATTATGTCACAATCTCACCTGGTCAAACCCTTGACCTTTTGCTCACTGCTAATCAGAAGCCTAACCACTACTACATGGCCGCTAAAGCCTATGTAGGTGGTGTTGGGGTTCCTTATGATAACACCACCACCACAGCCCTACTGCAATACTCAAATCGCGGGTTAAAAAATTACACATACACCCCTTCTCCAACCCCTTCGTTTCCTACTCTTCCTGCCTACAATGACACTAATGCATCGGTTAATTTTTCCGGCAGTCTCAGAAGCTTAGCTGATAATAACCACCCCATTGATGTTCCACTTAAAATTACAACTCACTTGTTTTACACAGTCTCCGTCAACTCGTTTCCCTGCCCGAATAATTCCTGCGCCGGGCCTAATGGGACACGTTTCGCCGCTAGCGTGAACAACATCAGCTTTGTGGACCCTAGCATTGACATACTACAAGCTTACTATTATCATGTCAACGGGGAATTTGGAACTCGCTTTCCAGATTTCCCGCCCTCGCTGTTTAATTTTACGGCGCAGGACTTGCCGCTGTACCTTCAGATTCCGAAACGAGGGACGGAGGTGAAGGTATTGGAGTACAACACCACGGTGGAGCTTGTGCTTCAAGGGACTAATTTGGTGTCGGGGGATGACCATCCAATGCATCTGCATGGTTACAGTTTCTATGTTGTTGGAATGGGGCTTGGGAACTTTGACAAGGATAAGGACCCTTTGAAATATAATCTTGTCGATCCTCCTCTTCGGAACACCGTTATCGTCCCTGTAAATGGGTGGACTACCATTAGATTCAAGGCCAACAACCCTG GAGTTTGGTTTATGCACTGCCATCTTGATAGGCATATGTCGTGGGGCATGGACGTGACATTCATAGTGAAAAATGGAAAGGGCCCTCAAGCACAAATGTTACCTCCACCACCGGATATGCCACCATGTTAA